One Chitinispirillum alkaliphilum genomic window carries:
- a CDS encoding Glucoamylase, which translates to MELSDFKPISSYGLIGNCRSAALVCRGGSIDWCCFPHLDRASVFGALLDRKKGGRFSIRPVNAGHGKQYYLPDTNVLTTEIEGQNSLIAVTDFMPIEGYIHGKAQTRALPEIHRIVECKEGETEVNLEWSPRFDYARAEMNLYPIEGGFAAEGGGEIISLSGVDNGEITDDGYGPVLRAKIPMRKGQRCAVVCRWNSVNTVCSIENSNFKLQRTTEIWKEWAHRQDVIENLKCEQKWLPGVIRSQLVLKLLSHSDTGAIAAAPTTSLPEEIGGVRNWDYRYAWIRDASQTAQALIAVGHVREAFELLDWMERVSADHAGKLQIMYGLHGEANLDEYELPHLSGYRQSRPVNIGNDAASQLQLEVFGELINMGYELARRGHIPEPRILQFLSGIADTVVEIWDKPDHGIWEMRGAPRHFTYSKIMCWVALDRAIHLSKEFGMPGAPQLWYSTMQKIHKDVLEHGYNKKIEAFTMCYDCEDLDAANLRIPMMEFLPFNDPRVQSTIDRTMEKLMHNCFVHRYLMDDGLPGEEGAFGLCTFWLVDALALSNRLDEAREIFDKLLAHSNHLGLFPEEFNPVTGEFLGNYPQAFSHVGLINSVLNITYAQGRRVPDILIGTPEHRRRMGRDE; encoded by the coding sequence ATGGAGCTCTCAGACTTCAAGCCAATCTCCTCCTATGGGCTTATAGGGAATTGCCGCAGTGCAGCCCTGGTCTGCCGGGGAGGTTCTATTGACTGGTGCTGTTTTCCTCATCTCGACCGGGCAAGCGTTTTCGGTGCACTCCTGGACAGAAAAAAAGGGGGCAGGTTCTCAATACGCCCTGTTAATGCGGGGCATGGAAAGCAATACTACCTTCCCGATACCAATGTCCTTACAACTGAAATAGAGGGGCAAAACAGTTTAATCGCTGTTACCGATTTTATGCCCATTGAGGGTTACATTCACGGAAAAGCCCAGACTCGTGCGTTGCCTGAAATCCACAGGATTGTTGAGTGTAAAGAGGGAGAAACAGAAGTTAACCTTGAGTGGTCACCCCGGTTTGATTATGCCCGTGCCGAGATGAATTTATATCCGATTGAGGGTGGATTTGCCGCCGAAGGAGGTGGGGAAATTATCTCCCTATCAGGTGTCGATAACGGAGAAATAACCGATGACGGTTATGGGCCGGTTTTGCGCGCAAAAATCCCCATGCGAAAAGGACAGCGTTGTGCGGTTGTCTGCAGATGGAACTCAGTGAATACCGTCTGCAGCATAGAAAACTCAAACTTCAAGCTGCAAAGAACCACTGAAATCTGGAAAGAGTGGGCTCACAGGCAGGATGTTATAGAGAACCTAAAGTGTGAGCAGAAGTGGCTACCCGGGGTTATCAGATCCCAATTAGTATTGAAACTGCTCTCTCACTCAGATACCGGAGCGATAGCGGCTGCTCCTACCACTTCTCTGCCTGAAGAAATCGGAGGGGTGCGTAACTGGGATTACCGTTATGCCTGGATCAGGGATGCATCCCAGACCGCACAGGCGCTTATTGCGGTTGGGCATGTGAGGGAGGCTTTTGAGCTGCTTGATTGGATGGAACGGGTATCTGCCGATCACGCGGGAAAGTTGCAGATTATGTATGGACTTCACGGTGAGGCGAATCTGGATGAGTATGAATTACCCCATCTTTCAGGCTATCGTCAATCCCGCCCGGTGAACATTGGCAATGATGCGGCTTCTCAGCTTCAGTTGGAGGTGTTCGGGGAGTTGATCAATATGGGATATGAGCTTGCAAGGCGTGGTCATATCCCAGAACCACGTATCTTACAGTTTCTCAGTGGAATTGCAGATACGGTTGTTGAGATTTGGGACAAGCCCGATCATGGGATCTGGGAGATGCGCGGAGCACCCCGTCATTTTACATATTCAAAGATTATGTGTTGGGTGGCTCTTGATCGTGCAATACATCTGAGCAAAGAATTCGGGATGCCTGGCGCACCTCAACTGTGGTACTCAACTATGCAGAAAATCCACAAGGATGTGCTTGAGCATGGTTACAACAAAAAAATAGAAGCATTTACAATGTGTTATGACTGTGAGGATCTGGATGCTGCCAATCTTCGTATCCCGATGATGGAGTTTCTCCCGTTCAATGACCCTCGTGTGCAGAGTACAATAGACAGAACCATGGAAAAGCTAATGCATAACTGTTTTGTGCATCGCTATCTAATGGATGACGGGCTTCCCGGTGAGGAGGGTGCATTCGGTCTGTGTACTTTTTGGCTTGTTGATGCTCTTGCTCTGTCAAACAGGCTTGATGAAGCGAGGGAAATCTTTGATAAATTATTGGCTCATTCAAACCATCTTGGACTTTTCCCCGAAGAGTTCAATCCGGTTACGGGGGAGTTTTTGGGAAATTACCCACAGGCTTTTTCGCATGTCGGTTTGATCAACAGCGTTTTGAATATCACATATGCCCAGGGGCGTCGTGTCCCGGATATCTTAATTGGTACTCCCGAGCATCGACGCAGAATGGGAAGGGATGAGTGA
- a CDS encoding oxidoreductase, FAD-binding translates to MDKFWRNWSGTIRFSPQSIEFPENENEVANIVSKALKEKKNLRPVGQGHSSSPLVETEGILLSLDRYSLKAKVDRKENRATLGAGTTLNDSGKLLLQNGLSMENYGDVAYQALAGAFGTGTHGSGKFLKNLSYQLSSVRMVTGEGDITDIDFTADKDSIRALRVSLGTLGVITECTLNLAEAFRVVRRYWCTHIESCLESLDELIDKNRSFDFYWYPRSDLAQIRTLTLQEDGVPSGTADSVLKKEKTGWASEIIPHERTLKYHEMEYAFPLEVGPEAFRAVRKRVKQRHRKDVCWRVLYRTIATDDTMLSMAYGRDTVTITIHHNAQLPYEEYFGDMEPILQEYGGRPHWGKKHSMKAGKLRELYPEWESFLQIRNRFDPHGVFLSPYLKELLGV, encoded by the coding sequence GTGGACAAATTCTGGAGAAACTGGTCGGGTACAATACGTTTCTCTCCACAGAGCATTGAGTTTCCGGAAAATGAAAATGAAGTTGCCAACATTGTATCCAAAGCCTTAAAAGAAAAGAAAAACCTTCGTCCTGTTGGCCAGGGCCACTCTTCTTCACCCCTGGTTGAGACTGAGGGGATTCTCCTTTCTCTTGACAGGTATTCCCTAAAAGCAAAAGTGGACCGTAAAGAGAATCGTGCAACTTTGGGGGCTGGCACCACACTGAATGACTCCGGGAAACTTCTGCTTCAAAACGGCTTGTCCATGGAAAACTATGGTGATGTTGCATATCAGGCTCTGGCCGGAGCATTTGGAACCGGGACTCATGGTTCAGGAAAATTTCTGAAAAATCTCTCCTATCAGCTCTCCTCCGTACGCATGGTGACAGGGGAGGGGGACATTACAGACATTGACTTCACCGCTGATAAAGATAGTATAAGGGCTCTGCGGGTTTCGCTTGGAACTCTGGGGGTTATAACGGAGTGCACGCTCAATCTTGCTGAGGCTTTCAGGGTTGTGCGCAGGTATTGGTGCACTCATATTGAAAGCTGTCTTGAATCTCTTGATGAGCTGATTGACAAAAACCGCAGTTTTGATTTTTACTGGTACCCACGCAGTGACCTTGCCCAGATACGCACCCTTACACTTCAGGAGGATGGTGTACCGTCGGGGACAGCCGATTCCGTTCTGAAAAAGGAGAAAACCGGATGGGCTTCTGAGATTATACCCCATGAACGCACACTGAAGTATCACGAAATGGAGTATGCATTTCCTCTGGAGGTTGGACCTGAGGCTTTCAGGGCAGTACGCAAGAGGGTAAAGCAAAGGCACCGCAAAGATGTGTGCTGGAGAGTTCTTTACCGAACCATAGCCACTGATGACACCATGCTCAGTATGGCATATGGGCGGGATACTGTCACTATCACCATTCATCACAACGCCCAGCTTCCCTATGAGGAGTATTTCGGGGATATGGAGCCGATTTTGCAGGAATATGGCGGAAGGCCCCACTGGGGCAAAAAACACAGCATGAAAGCGGGAAAATTAAGAGAACTATACCCGGAATGGGAAAGTTTTCTGCAAATCCGCAACAGATTCGACCCCCATGGGGTCTTTCTCTCTCCCTATCTTAAGGAGTTACTGGGCGTTTGA
- a CDS encoding Fe-only hydrogenase, catalytic subunit HfsD, translating into MQYNNNSTRTRRNLLVRIARLFMEDKLVERADRIPLEMRPKGGSSYRCCIYKDRALIRYRVMAALGFGIEDETDELESLGSYSLKSIKRDAPNTGEPLLLLDEACSACVQNKYFVTNACRGCMARPCILNCPKKAITMGDKGQALIDSSKCVNCGICLKACPYHAIIRVPIPCEEACPAGAIEKDGVGKAQIDFGKCIYCGKCMQQCPFGAIMERSQIIDVLGVIKAKKNVVAMIAPASAAQFVAEYGQVVSALKKLGFSSVVEVAHGAKKTAIHEAEELNECIDEGNGFLTSSCCPSYVQAVQKHFPQLKERVSKTPSPMHYTAEMIKEKHPESKVVFIGPCVAKRKEAENDPIVDYVITSEEIACLFAAAAIDVAQLETDQLFDSAECAGRKFPLSGAVTEAVASELKDSSDLKGELLDGFNRQNFKLLKMYSIRGIKGNFLEVMACEGGCINGPCTPENSSSGRKRVLRLSQESQPSQPTEKSETVSK; encoded by the coding sequence ATGCAGTATAATAATAACTCTACAAGAACCAGAAGAAATTTGCTTGTGAGAATCGCACGGCTGTTCATGGAAGATAAACTGGTCGAAAGGGCTGACAGAATCCCTCTTGAGATGAGACCTAAGGGGGGAAGCTCCTACAGGTGCTGTATCTACAAGGACAGGGCCCTGATCAGGTACAGGGTCATGGCTGCTCTTGGCTTTGGTATTGAAGATGAAACAGATGAGCTTGAAAGTCTGGGAAGCTATTCTCTGAAAAGCATCAAAAGAGATGCCCCAAATACCGGAGAGCCGCTTCTTCTGCTGGATGAGGCATGCAGTGCATGTGTTCAGAACAAGTATTTTGTAACAAATGCATGCAGGGGATGTATGGCAAGACCCTGTATTCTTAACTGTCCGAAAAAAGCAATTACAATGGGAGATAAGGGACAGGCTTTGATTGACAGTTCGAAGTGTGTGAACTGCGGGATCTGCCTTAAAGCATGTCCGTATCATGCGATCATTAGAGTCCCCATCCCCTGTGAAGAGGCATGCCCGGCAGGGGCGATAGAAAAGGATGGAGTGGGAAAGGCGCAGATCGATTTTGGTAAATGTATATATTGCGGGAAATGCATGCAGCAGTGTCCCTTCGGTGCCATCATGGAGCGATCTCAGATAATTGATGTCCTTGGGGTGATAAAGGCGAAAAAAAATGTAGTCGCCATGATCGCTCCCGCATCAGCTGCTCAGTTTGTGGCTGAGTACGGGCAGGTTGTATCTGCCCTGAAAAAACTGGGATTCTCATCTGTTGTGGAAGTGGCACATGGAGCTAAAAAAACCGCGATTCATGAAGCTGAAGAGCTTAATGAGTGTATAGATGAAGGGAACGGGTTTCTGACAAGCTCATGCTGTCCCTCCTATGTGCAGGCTGTGCAGAAACATTTTCCACAACTAAAGGAACGGGTTTCAAAAACTCCTTCACCAATGCATTACACCGCAGAAATGATTAAGGAGAAACACCCTGAAAGTAAAGTGGTGTTTATAGGACCTTGTGTCGCAAAACGCAAAGAAGCAGAAAACGATCCGATCGTGGATTATGTTATTACTAGTGAAGAGATTGCCTGTTTGTTTGCAGCCGCCGCTATCGATGTTGCACAGCTGGAAACGGATCAGCTTTTTGACTCGGCTGAATGCGCTGGAAGAAAATTCCCGCTCAGCGGTGCGGTGACCGAAGCTGTTGCTTCGGAGCTAAAAGATTCTTCAGACCTTAAGGGGGAGCTTCTTGATGGTTTTAACAGACAGAATTTTAAGCTTCTCAAAATGTATTCTATAAGAGGTATTAAAGGAAATTTTCTGGAGGTTATGGCTTGTGAAGGAGGATGTATCAACGGGCCATGTACACCGGAAAACAGTTCATCCGGCCGTAAGAGAGTACTTCGTTTGAGCCAGGAGAGTCAGCCTTCCCAACCAACAGAAAAGTCTGAAACTGTCTCAAAATAA
- a CDS encoding TRX domain protein has translation MEKIVISVCLGTTCHLMGSSYLQNLENDLPSTFRDKVEIHWHRCLGYCRDENYGKAPFVLVGEELLSEATLFKILEKLEELTRF, from the coding sequence ATGGAGAAGATAGTTATAAGTGTGTGTCTTGGAACAACTTGTCATTTGATGGGTTCCTCATATTTGCAGAATCTCGAAAATGATCTGCCTTCCACATTCAGGGACAAGGTGGAAATACACTGGCACAGATGTCTGGGGTATTGCAGAGATGAAAATTACGGCAAAGCTCCGTTTGTACTTGTGGGAGAAGAACTCCTGAGTGAAGCAACACTGTTCAAAATATTGGAAAAGCTTGAAGAACTAACCAGATTTTAA
- a CDS encoding Fe-only hydrogenase, subunit HfsC → MIQNKELFIEIGSFNHSKHGNSTSGDVLLTKKLEQGRVVSILCDGLGSGVEANVLASFTASMGIEYITSDLKIKRAAELIMDALPLCPSRKISYSTFSIADISLSGEMRIIGHGNPPFLYFRSQHPMERLQSELHMPRWRNRSLEYAGFSAQIGDRLIMMSDGVTQSGMGSKRWPMGFGTPEVVSLVREYIKKDPWISAEELARRLCQVALRNDGSRAGDDISCTVIYMRNPRRMRVLTGPPFDPSRDSEYASLIRDVSGKCVICGGTTANIVERELGREATMDLSCMDPVVPAVSYMKGVELITEGCITLSNLAGLLEKNVRDGGKNGATMLRDLLLDCDIIEFFVGTRVNQSHQDPALPIELDIRRNVIKKIASLLEKKYLKETIIRYY, encoded by the coding sequence ATGATACAGAATAAAGAATTGTTCATAGAAATAGGTTCCTTTAACCACTCCAAGCATGGAAACTCAACTTCCGGTGATGTCCTTCTCACAAAAAAACTGGAACAGGGCAGGGTGGTGTCGATTCTTTGTGACGGGTTGGGCAGCGGTGTAGAGGCCAATGTTTTGGCAAGTTTCACTGCCTCCATGGGTATTGAGTATATAACTTCTGATTTAAAAATAAAGAGAGCAGCTGAGCTGATCATGGATGCCTTGCCGCTGTGTCCGTCAAGAAAGATAAGTTATTCAACATTCAGCATTGCGGACATAAGTCTTTCAGGGGAGATGCGTATAATCGGGCATGGTAATCCGCCTTTTCTCTATTTCAGATCACAACACCCCATGGAGAGGCTCCAATCAGAGCTTCACATGCCCAGGTGGAGGAACCGCTCTCTTGAGTATGCGGGGTTTTCCGCCCAAATCGGGGACAGACTGATTATGATGTCCGATGGGGTAACTCAATCGGGAATGGGTTCAAAAAGATGGCCCATGGGTTTTGGCACTCCTGAGGTGGTATCACTTGTGCGGGAGTACATAAAGAAAGACCCCTGGATTTCTGCTGAAGAACTTGCCAGAAGGTTGTGTCAGGTAGCCCTGCGAAATGATGGGAGCAGGGCGGGGGATGATATATCCTGTACCGTTATTTATATGAGAAACCCAAGAAGAATGCGCGTATTGACCGGTCCCCCATTTGATCCGTCAAGGGATTCTGAATACGCATCTCTTATCAGGGATGTTTCCGGAAAATGTGTCATCTGCGGTGGTACAACTGCAAACATCGTTGAAAGAGAACTGGGGCGGGAAGCAACTATGGATCTCTCGTGTATGGATCCGGTGGTGCCGGCGGTATCCTATATGAAGGGGGTTGAGCTTATCACAGAAGGATGTATAACTCTCAGTAATCTTGCAGGACTGCTTGAGAAAAATGTGAGGGATGGGGGGAAAAATGGTGCCACCATGCTCAGGGATCTTCTTTTGGACTGTGACATTATAGAATTTTTTGTCGGAACCCGGGTAAATCAGTCACATCAGGACCCGGCTCTTCCTATAGAGCTTGATATCAGAAGAAATGTCATAAAGAAGATAGCATCTCTTTTGGAGAAAAAATATCTGAAGGAAACAATAATCCGTTACTATTGA
- a CDS encoding Fe-only hydrogenase, hydrogen sensor subunit HfsB yields the protein MIPEACILCGHCVDACPVGAKRVRDDLRRSIHLVKRKKTFLSLAPSFKGEFKNCSVNQLATAVKSLGFTGVSETALGAEEVSFAVAEFLTERKGLVLSSACPSAVELVLKHLPDFAEYISPFFSPLLAHCCMLRHVYGEEIGIVFVGPCIAKKQEADQFGNLLDVAITFEDLHRWFENEGIDPSEIEPEDKLGFVPRESGRGALYPVEGGMISTVRNRVEKRDAVYLTLSGVDNIRNTLETFDTKHFHRRMFVELLACENGCIGGPKATCRASIDSRLEVIDYAQDKSQILSGEYVNQIMHTFRAESKQNNPVSQDRIAAALATIGKVKSEDELNCGSCGYVSCREFALAMIEKKAEQCMCVSYMRVLAQKQANALLKTIPYGVVIVDKELKIIDCNDNFAQLLGDDIRSIFQVRPGLVNADLRRVLPFHDLFSNVLKTGNDITQHFVKTEDKTYAITIFTVEPNQVAGALVRDATKTEMRREQIIEKAQEVISNTSNTAQEIAFLMGKNAAQSEKILNSLIESFS from the coding sequence GTGATTCCCGAAGCGTGTATTTTGTGTGGACATTGTGTTGATGCCTGTCCTGTTGGTGCAAAAAGAGTCAGAGATGATCTGAGGCGTTCTATTCATCTTGTAAAGAGAAAGAAAACGTTTCTCTCTCTTGCCCCCTCATTCAAGGGGGAGTTTAAAAACTGTTCTGTAAATCAGCTCGCTACAGCTGTAAAGAGTTTGGGGTTTACAGGTGTCAGTGAGACCGCACTTGGAGCCGAGGAGGTGTCTTTTGCTGTTGCTGAGTTTCTGACAGAAAGAAAAGGTCTAGTACTCTCTTCTGCATGTCCTTCAGCGGTTGAACTTGTTTTGAAACACTTGCCTGATTTTGCAGAATATATCTCACCGTTTTTCTCTCCATTACTCGCTCACTGTTGTATGCTCAGGCATGTTTACGGAGAGGAGATCGGTATTGTTTTTGTCGGGCCCTGTATTGCCAAAAAACAGGAGGCGGATCAGTTTGGGAATCTACTCGATGTCGCCATCACTTTCGAGGATTTGCATCGCTGGTTTGAAAACGAGGGAATTGATCCTTCAGAGATTGAGCCTGAAGACAAGCTGGGATTTGTTCCCCGTGAATCCGGGCGCGGGGCACTTTATCCCGTTGAAGGAGGGATGATCTCAACGGTCAGAAACAGAGTGGAGAAGAGGGATGCTGTGTACCTTACGCTTTCTGGTGTGGATAATATCAGGAACACTCTTGAAACTTTTGATACCAAACATTTTCACCGCAGAATGTTTGTGGAGCTTCTTGCATGTGAAAATGGGTGTATTGGTGGGCCAAAGGCCACATGCAGGGCTTCAATTGATTCCAGACTCGAAGTAATAGACTACGCGCAAGATAAATCACAAATTCTTTCGGGTGAATATGTAAACCAGATCATGCACACATTCAGGGCTGAAAGCAAACAGAACAACCCAGTTTCACAGGACCGCATTGCTGCAGCTCTTGCAACAATAGGTAAAGTCAAATCAGAAGATGAGCTTAATTGCGGCTCCTGTGGCTATGTCAGCTGCAGGGAGTTTGCGCTGGCTATGATTGAGAAAAAAGCGGAACAGTGCATGTGTGTATCATATATGAGGGTACTGGCGCAAAAACAGGCAAATGCGCTTCTTAAAACCATTCCCTATGGTGTGGTAATAGTTGACAAGGAACTTAAAATTATTGATTGTAATGACAATTTCGCCCAGTTGCTGGGGGATGATATCCGTTCCATTTTTCAGGTTCGTCCCGGATTGGTCAATGCCGATCTTCGCAGGGTATTGCCGTTTCATGATCTGTTTTCAAATGTGTTAAAGACCGGTAACGATATAACCCAGCACTTTGTAAAAACTGAAGATAAAACCTATGCCATTACAATATTTACAGTGGAACCAAATCAGGTGGCAGGGGCATTGGTGCGGGATGCCACAAAAACTGAGATGAGAAGAGAGCAGATAATCGAGAAAGCTCAGGAGGTAATAAGCAATACTTCCAATACCGCTCAGGAGATAGCCTTTTTGATGGGGAAGAATGCTGCTCAGTCTGAAAAAATTCTCAATTCTTTGATAGAGAGTTTTTCCTGA
- a CDS encoding Fe-only hydrogenase, subunit HfsA: MECKENKHGITICMGSSCYSRGNGKNYEVIRDYLQENSVDTEIEIKGCRCGGQCMNGPNIWVNGELYSNIDRGSIIDILNYAVLSESKRGE, translated from the coding sequence ATGGAGTGTAAAGAGAATAAGCATGGAATAACAATTTGTATGGGCAGCTCCTGTTATTCAAGAGGAAATGGAAAGAATTATGAAGTGATAAGGGATTATCTTCAGGAAAACAGTGTTGACACAGAGATAGAAATAAAAGGTTGCCGTTGTGGAGGACAGTGTATGAATGGGCCAAATATTTGGGTGAACGGAGAGCTGTACTCCAATATTGACCGCGGAAGTATAATTGACATATTAAACTACGCCGTTCTAAGCGAAAGTAAAAGAGGGGAATAA
- a CDS encoding Redox-sensing transcriptional repressor translates to MEEQIQLYKRAALPTIRRLPSYLSILYSLKKEGLDNVSGTLIAQRVQCEPIQVRKDLAVTGIVGRPRVGFEIKSTISAIENFLGWDNSTDAFLIGAGSLGTALLGYGGFVNHNLNVIAAFDSDESKIGTVVHGKKILDINRLENLASRMHVNMAILTVPGNVAQKITDRLVENGVNGIWNFTSEKLVVPTHVVVQNEDLSSGLAVLCARLKGE, encoded by the coding sequence GTGGAGGAGCAGATTCAACTGTATAAAAGGGCGGCCCTACCGACAATAAGGCGTCTCCCTTCATATCTGTCCATACTTTATTCGCTGAAAAAAGAGGGACTTGATAACGTGTCGGGAACCTTAATAGCCCAAAGAGTCCAGTGTGAGCCGATACAGGTGAGAAAAGATCTTGCGGTAACAGGGATAGTTGGTCGGCCGCGGGTTGGATTCGAGATAAAAAGCACTATTTCAGCTATCGAGAATTTCTTAGGGTGGGACAACAGCACTGATGCTTTTCTTATTGGGGCAGGAAGTCTGGGGACAGCTCTTCTTGGGTATGGCGGATTTGTAAATCATAATCTTAACGTCATTGCAGCTTTTGATTCAGATGAATCGAAGATCGGAACTGTAGTACACGGCAAAAAAATTCTTGATATAAACCGTTTGGAGAATCTTGCATCCAGAATGCATGTCAATATGGCTATACTCACCGTTCCAGGCAATGTGGCTCAAAAAATCACCGATCGTCTTGTGGAGAATGGAGTAAACGGGATCTGGAATTTCACGTCGGAAAAACTTGTGGTTCCAACCCATGTTGTGGTGCAAAATGAGGATCTCTCATCGGGACTGGCTGTGTTGTGCGCAAGATTAAAAGGGGAATAG
- a CDS encoding Adenylate cyclase codes for MKQLFAGIMFLTCLSYGKPLIITDPQASIQAGNHVFLYIDTSKTKSFTEIVSGYFCEFFELNNSHNIDIGFKSYPVWLRLNIKNSSGEDGFWAIETGVPSLHKVSFYQIGRAQTIHKKEFDFFNSHVHNKKPFTNPALQFHLKDSEEITIYLRVESESSFMFPLQIYPWKDFLIKENRVQSFMGFYFGSLFVISTFSFLLFLRIKTKYFLYYVLFIITLALGQIISVYGGLMGFDFISLPKNFLHFPSFVSIFFGIIFSQNLLLTKNLIPRTEKILYLISKAALAAAFFTLFISFSNAAKLLAAMNIVAAAAFFITSILCCMRGSKPAFYYLLACTLSLTGFILYNLMYSLSLLSFSYWIYFLPNVGIIITALVLPVAVVERIRISDREKKEVQLRFIRNQKKSMKELKQLNVAMERFLPTKFLSLLGKKSICEVALGNQCQGNMTVLFSDIRSFSTISEQMTPQEIFEFLNRYLEGVGPIITKNNGFIDKYYGDGIMALFPDDPSDALNAGIEMQQYVMHFNSLFCDKPIYPLRIGIGIHSGNMILGTIGDKSRMDCTVISDAVNLSSRLENLTKKYHASIIISHEVVRAISSKKQKYSLRMLGPEMLRGRKERTIVYQVLNSLPPDILKRRTKNIEVFENGIKKFYSQRHKEAEKYFRECLRTDPTDFAAKLFLSEIEHSQISPEMISA; via the coding sequence ATGAAACAACTCTTTGCCGGTATAATGTTTCTGACGTGCTTAAGCTACGGTAAGCCCCTTATTATAACTGATCCACAGGCAAGCATACAAGCAGGAAACCACGTCTTCCTTTATATTGACACATCAAAGACAAAAAGTTTTACAGAAATAGTGTCGGGATATTTTTGTGAATTCTTTGAACTAAACAATTCCCACAATATAGACATAGGGTTTAAGTCGTATCCGGTATGGCTTCGCCTGAATATAAAAAATTCAAGTGGAGAGGATGGTTTCTGGGCGATAGAAACCGGAGTACCTTCACTTCACAAAGTTTCATTTTACCAGATAGGCAGAGCTCAAACTATTCACAAAAAAGAATTTGATTTCTTTAATTCTCATGTACACAACAAAAAACCTTTTACAAACCCTGCATTACAGTTCCATTTAAAAGATAGTGAAGAAATTACTATTTACCTAAGAGTTGAATCAGAGTCATCTTTTATGTTTCCTCTGCAGATCTACCCCTGGAAAGATTTCCTTATCAAGGAAAACAGGGTACAGTCATTCATGGGGTTTTATTTCGGCTCCCTGTTTGTAATATCGACATTCAGTTTCCTTCTCTTTCTGCGCATAAAAACCAAATACTTTTTGTACTATGTTCTTTTTATTATCACGCTCGCTTTGGGCCAGATTATTTCTGTTTATGGCGGGTTAATGGGTTTTGATTTCATTTCACTTCCAAAAAATTTCCTTCACTTTCCAAGCTTTGTATCGATTTTCTTCGGAATCATATTTTCTCAGAATCTTCTCCTTACCAAAAACCTGATACCCCGCACAGAAAAAATTTTGTATCTGATTTCCAAAGCAGCGTTAGCAGCCGCTTTTTTCACTTTGTTTATCAGTTTTTCAAATGCTGCCAAACTTCTGGCAGCAATGAATATTGTTGCTGCTGCAGCATTTTTCATCACCTCCATTCTTTGCTGTATGCGTGGTTCTAAACCAGCATTTTACTACCTTTTGGCTTGTACACTTTCCTTAACAGGATTTATCCTTTATAACCTAATGTATAGTTTATCACTGCTTTCTTTTTCATATTGGATCTATTTTCTTCCAAATGTTGGTATTATAATAACAGCCCTGGTACTCCCTGTAGCTGTAGTTGAACGTATAAGGATATCTGACAGAGAAAAAAAGGAGGTTCAATTAAGGTTTATCCGAAACCAGAAAAAATCAATGAAGGAGCTCAAACAACTCAATGTCGCCATGGAACGCTTTCTGCCCACAAAGTTTCTCTCTTTGCTTGGAAAAAAAAGTATCTGTGAAGTAGCACTGGGCAACCAATGCCAAGGAAATATGACTGTTTTATTTTCAGACATCCGCTCATTCTCTACAATTTCGGAACAAATGACCCCACAGGAGATATTTGAATTTCTAAACCGTTATCTGGAAGGAGTCGGCCCGATCATTACAAAAAACAACGGTTTTATCGACAAATATTACGGTGATGGAATCATGGCGCTTTTCCCGGATGATCCATCCGACGCTCTCAATGCCGGAATAGAGATGCAACAATACGTAATGCACTTTAATTCCTTATTTTGTGATAAACCCATATATCCCCTGCGTATCGGTATCGGTATACATAGCGGCAATATGATATTGGGAACGATAGGAGATAAGTCACGGATGGACTGTACAGTTATTTCAGATGCAGTAAATTTGTCAAGCAGACTTGAGAACCTTACCAAGAAATATCATGCCTCAATAATTATCAGTCACGAAGTTGTCAGGGCAATCTCTTCAAAAAAACAAAAATACTCCCTGAGAATGCTTGGCCCCGAAATGCTAAGGGGCAGAAAAGAAAGAACTATAGTCTACCAGGTATTAAATTCTCTTCCGCCGGATATTCTAAAGCGCAGAACCAAAAATATAGAAGTTTTCGAAAACGGCATAAAAAAGTTTTATTCTCAAAGACACAAAGAAGCCGAAAAGTATTTTAGAGAGTGTCTCAGAACCGATCCTACAGATTTTGCAGCTAAGCTCTTTTTATCGGAAATCGAACATTCACAAATCAGCCCGGAAATGATAAGTGCATAA